A region of the Acidobacteriota bacterium genome:
TCGCGGCCCTCGGAGATGATTTCGACCATCATCGTGCGCGGCCGCTCGGAGCTGAACAGGTTCAGGATCGGGATCATCGCGCACAGGAACAACGTGCCCATGCCCGCCACCGCCAGCGCGCCGAGGCCGGCCGCCATGCCGAGCCCCATCAGGATGAACAGGATCGTGATGTCGCGCGCGTCTTCAACCGGCGTGCGGAAGCGAATCACGCTGGCGGCGCCGGCAATGCCGAACGCGCGCGCGATCGAGTTGCCGATGATGATCATCATCAGCGCGCCCGCGATGCACAGCAGTACCTGCGCCTGGTCCAGCGCGGGATTGGCGCTCTTGTCGGATCGGTACTGGCGATGCACCACGGTGACGAGCATGCCGATGACCGCGGCCGCCACCAGCTTGGCCAGCTCGAAGAAGGGGTTGCCCATGCCGCCCGGCGAACCCGACAGCGGGACCCCGGGCAGCGAGTTGCCGGTGATCTGCGTGTTCTCGAGGCCCAGGTTCGGCCAGGTGACGCCCACGCCGACGAGCGCCAGGCCGACGAGCGCCACCGCGACGCCCGACCACACGCGGTCCCACGGAAT
Encoded here:
- a CDS encoding STAS domain-containing protein gives rise to the protein MITSESRAKSNRLLLSPQEPLVAGGRAEELERRIQEVFKAGYAHVVIDLRGVPNADSAGIRALVRGHTSAQRLNRRFTLVSPNPRVRELLELSLLTNVLEVVDSLVDARTQTIPWDRVWSGVAVALVGLALVGVGVTWPNLGLENTQITGNSLPGVPLSGSPGGMGNPFFELAKLVAAAVIGMLVTVVHRQYRSDKSANPALDQAQVLLCIAGALMMIIIGNSIARAFGIAGAASVIRFRTPVEDARDITILFILMGLGMAAGLGALAVAGMGTLFLCAMIPILNLFSSERPRTMMVEIISEGRDFPAAHVNQVFAVNGILFEPREVSQGDEATAKYLTTLRPTDSLEDLSGQLMGDGKKGIKNVSWSPPKRA